In Gimesia panareensis, the genomic window AGTGATACTGATTAGTGGTAATTTACGGAGATCCATAAATAAAACGAAAGGAATGACCATGCCTAAAGCAAACCCTCAAGTCAAAATTTCCCTGACACAGTTCTTGAATTTCGCAACAAAGCCACCAGAGCAGCAGCTTACGGTGGTGCGGACAATCCGAAAACAACATGAAGAAGGATATGATGTCCCGCCTGACTGCTACAAACAGTTCCGGGAGGCGGTAATCCGGATGCATCGAACAGGAAAGTCAAAAGATTACCTAGATCAGGTCGCCCAACGACAGACAGAACCAACTCGGGCCAAACACTATCCAGACTTAGCTGCTGGCTATAAGAAATTCATAGGCAGAAAAAAGCTGGACTGGTTTGAGCCCCCCACAGGTCTGTGGATGTGTGAGGAGCTGAGGATCAATATTCGCCCTGAAATTGCCCTGGTTATTGACGGAACCCCCACAGCGATCAAACTGTGGATGAATAATGATGACTCTCTCAATAAACGCCGAGCAGAAATCATAACCCACATGATGGCGACGGCATTACCTTCTACTGAGGATGACCTGACAACGGCAGTGTTGAATGTCCGTAAGGGAAAACTGCATCGACAGGGAAAATCTGACAAAGAGCAGACCGCCTTACTGCGGTCTCAAGCAAAGAGTTTTGTGTCACTATATCGAGATCTTTAAATCAGAAAGGAAACCTTATGCCAGTATTTATTTCACACAGATCGGCTGACGACGACATCGCACAAGATGTTTACACTCGCTTAAGATTCCATCATGGTATCGACTGCTATTTAGATGACATTGATGAGAAGCTAGCAGGAATGTGAAGTTCCCCAGAAATAGTGGGCGCTCTAAAAAGAGTGTAAACTATTCTGAGGAGGGACAACATGAGCAAAGAGAATTCGAATTCGAAACGTACCCGGCGGTCATTCACTGAAGAGTTCAAGATTGAAGCCGTCAAGATGGTCACCGAGCAGGGTTATAAAGTCTCTGAAGTGGCACGCAGCCTGGATGTCAATGAGAACCTGATACATCGCTGGAAGGCAAAGTTCTCCCAGCCGGAAAGTGATACCGAGAACGAAGAACTGAAGCGGCTGCGTGAAGAGAATAAGCGTTTGCGGATGGAGCGTGACATTCTAAAAAAAGCGACGGCCTTCTTTGCCAGAGAAAATCAATGAGATTCCGCTTCATCGAAGAACATCAAGCCATCTGGAAGATTTCCCTGATGTGTCAGGTTCTTCGTGTTTCACGCAGTGGCTATTATCGTTGGCGACGAAGGCCTCTCAGCAACCGTTCACAAATTCGGAAATCTCTCCAGGAGAAAATCAAAGTCATTCACAACACGAAACACAAGGACAATTACGGCTCGCCTCGGATGCACCGGGAACTCCTTTCTCAAGGCATCCCCTGCAGTGAGAACACAGTGGCCAAAGTGATGCAGGAAGCGGGTATCCAAGCTCGAATCAGGAGGAAATTCCAGATCACTACCGATTCCCGCCATGCTCATCCTGTGGCAGCGAATGTACTGAATCGCCAGTTCGATCAGTCGACGGGACCGAACCAGACCTGGGTCTCGGACATTACCTACGTCTGGACCAGGCAGGGCTGGTTGTACCTGGCCTGTGTTGTGGATCTGTATTCACGCAAAGTGGTCGGCTGGAGCATGTCTTCACAGATGACGAAGGAACTGGTGTTGGATGCGCTGCAGATGGCGATCATCCGCCGTTGCCCCAAAGAAAGCCTGTTACATCACTCGGATCGTGGCAGTCAGTATTGCAGTGAGGAATACCAGCGAACTCTGAAGGTCAACGGGATTCAATGCAGCATGAGTCGCAAGGGAGACTGCTGGGACAATGCCGTGATGGAAAGCTTCTTTGCAACGCTCAAGAAAGAGCTGATTCATCGCCAGAAATACGAGACACGGGCATCAGCCCGTCACAGCATCTTCGAGTACATCGAAGTGTTCTACAATCGTGAAAGGCTCCATTCATCTCTGGGCTATCAGAGCCCCGAAATGTTTGAGCAGGCAGTATAACCTAATTCCAGCGCCCACTATTTCTGGGGAACTTCAATGAGTGACCAAGAACTTACCCAATGGCTAGTCATGAAGATAAATGAAAGCACAAATCTTCTGGCGA contains:
- a CDS encoding IS3 family transposase (programmed frameshift), with translation MSKENSNSKRTRRSFTEEFKIEAVKMVTEQGYKVSEVARSLDVNENLIHRWKAKFSQPESDTENEELKRLREENKRLRMERDILKKANGLLCQRKSMRFRFIEEHQAIWKISLMCQVLRVSRSGYYRWRRRPLSNRSQIRKSLQEKIKVIHNTKHKDNYGSPRMHRELLSQGIPCSENTVAKVMQEAGIQARIRRKFQITTDSRHAHPVAANVLNRQFDQSTGPNQTWVSDITYVWTRQGWLYLACVVDLYSRKVVGWSMSSQMTKELVLDALQMAIIRRCPKESLLHHSDRGSQYCSEEYQRTLKVNGIQCSMSRKGDCWDNAVMESFFATLKKELIHRQKYETRASARHSIFEYIEVFYNRERLHSSLGYQSPEMFEQAV